One region of Solanum pennellii chromosome 6, SPENNV200 genomic DNA includes:
- the LOC107021106 gene encoding LOW QUALITY PROTEIN: pentatricopeptide repeat-containing protein At1g74630-like (The sequence of the model RefSeq protein was modified relative to this genomic sequence to represent the inferred CDS: deleted 1 base in 1 codon) — MSRAEKLCLSLLSYCKTLGNLNQIHAFVYKSGLETNPLIAGKLLILGALQISDAIDYARRLLIHYPNSDVFMYNTLIRGESESDSPKNSVSTFIYMLRQSYSPPDSFSFAFVLKAAANLRCLTTGFQLHCQAMTRGLDTHLFVGTTIISMYAECGFVEFAWKVFVQIPQPNVVAWNAILTAYLRGSDVSGADKVFGLMPFRNLTTWNVMLAGYTKAGELERAEGLFLQMPSRDDISWSTMIVGFSHNGCFDEAIRVFRELVGSESKPNEVSLTGALSACAQAGAFKFGMVLHAYIEKVGLVWITSVNNALLDTYSKCGNVLMARLVFERMLGKKTIVSWTSMIAGFAMQGYGEEVIKYFHEMEESGTRPDGVTFISVLYACSHAGLVEQGHELFSKMTEIYDIEPTIEHYGCMVDLYGRAGQLHKAYDFVVQMPVPPNAVIWRTLLGACSFFGDIEMAEQVKERLSELDPDNSGDHVLLSNIYAFAGKWKDVAMVRRSMTEKNLKKIPGWSTIEIDKVMYNFVAGDKRNEITEEAYNKLSEIMLKLKVKGGYIPEVGSVLHDIEEEEKEDTVLSSKHSEKLAVAFGMTRLCKGSTIRIVKNLRVCKDCHSFMKLISEVYGLEIVVRDRSRFHSFKEGLCSCRDYW, encoded by the exons ATGAGCAGGGCAGAAAAGCTGTGTCTTTCTTTGTTAAGCTACTGCAAAACACTTGGAAACCTCAACCAAATCCACGCCTTCGTTTACAAATCCGGCCTTGAGACCAACCCACTAATCGCCGGAAAACTCCTAATACTTGGTGCCCTGCAAATTTCTGATGCTATTGATTACGCTCGCCGTCTGCTCATACACTATCCAAACTCAGATGTGTTCATGTACAACACCCTCATCCGAGGTGAATCCGAGTCAGACTCACCCAAGAATTCAGTCAGCACATTCATTTACATGCTGCGACAATCATATTCTCCTCCTGATAGTTTCTCCTTTGCTTTTGTACTCAAAGCAGCGGCTAATTTACGGTGTTTAACAACTGGGTTTCAGCTGCATTGTCAAGCTATGACTCGTGGGCTTGACACCCATCTCTTTGTTGGGACTACAATTATTAGTATGTATGCGGAATGTGGGTTTGTTGAGTTTGCTTGGAAGGTGTTTGTTCAAATACCTCAACCAAATGTTGTGGCGTGGAATGCAATACTTACAGCGTATCTTCGAGGGAGTGATGTAAGTGGTGCAGATAAAGTGTTTGGTTTAATGCCGTTTAGGAATTTGACTACTTGGAATGTGATGCTGGCAGGGTATACTAAAGCAGGGGAGCTTGAACGTGCAGAGGGGTTGTTCTTGCAGATGCCAAGTAGAGATGATATTTCTTGGAGTACTATGATTGTTGGATTTTCTCATAATGGTTGCTTTGATGAGGCGATTCGGGTATTCAGGGAATTGGTTGGGAGTGAAAGTAAACCTAATGAAGTGAGCTTGACGGGTGCTTTATCTGCGTGTGCTCAAGCTGGGGCGTTTAAGTTTGGGATGGTATTACATGCATATATAGAGAAAGTGGGGTTGGTTTGGATAACTTCTGTGAACAATGCACTCTTGGATACCTACTCCAAGTGTGGAAATGTGTTGATGGCTCGTCTTGTCTTTGAGAGAATGCTTGGGAAGAAAACCATCGTTTCTTGGACTTCTATGATCGCAGGGTTTGCAATGCAAGGATATGGTGAAGaggtgataaaatattttcatgagATGGAAGAATCTGGGACCAGACCTGATGGGGTCACTTTTATTTCAGTACTTTATGCATGTAGTCATGCTGGtttagttgaacaaggtcatgAGCTATTCAGTAAAATGACAGAAATTTATGACATTGAACCAACTATTGAGCATTATGGTTGTATGGTTGATTTGTATGGTAGGGCTGGTCAGCTTCATAAGGCATATGATTTTGTGGTTCAAATGCCAGTTCCACCCAATGCAGTTATCTGGCGAACACTTCTTGGGGCTTGCAGTTTTTTTGGTGACATTGAAATGGCTGAGCAAGTCAAGGAAAGACTCTCTGAGCTGGATCCAGACAATTCTGGTGACCATGTTTTGCTGTCCAACATTTATGCATTTGCAGGGAAATGGAAGGATGTTGCCATGGTGAGGAGATCAATGACTgagaaaaatttgaagaaaataccAGGTTGGAGCACGATTGAAATAGACAAGGTCATGTACAATTTTGTAGCAGGTGATAAACGAAATGAGATTACTGAAGAAGCTTATAATAAGCTAAGTGAGATAATGTTAAAACTTAAAGTAAAAGGTGGTTATATTCCAGAGGTAGGCAGTGTTTTGCATGATATAGAAGAGGAAGAAAAGGAAGATACTGTG CTAAGCAGTAAGCACAGCGAGAAACTTGCTGTTGCTTTTGGTATGACAAGGTTATGTAAGGGAAGCACCATACGAATTGTAAAGAATTTGAGGGTGTGCAAAGATTGTCATAGTTTTATGAAGTTGATATCTGAAGTCTATGGATTAGAGATTGTGGTTAGAGACAGAAGTAGGtttcattcttttaaagaaGGTTTGTGCTCTTGCAGAGATTATTGGTGA